The Chryseobacterium aureum genome contains a region encoding:
- a CDS encoding NAD(P)/FAD-dependent oxidoreductase, which produces MFPFLQYCGKKAKSLLLKITGTDHILGHKLWAKDFPQCSEVIHTKYLIVGGGISGLSACRFFNQNNEEDYLLLEMEKHLGGNSSNGQNAFSKFPLGAHYLPLPNKENGEIIDFLKECKICLGTEDNGEPVLDEYQMTFPQQERLFYKNSWQNDIVPQRGISAAIQQELNRFFKLMDEFRVKKDPQGKYWFAIPVQDSSREDEVLQLEKIIFKDWLKENNFHSEELLWLLDYSCRDDFGLGINYVSAWAGIHYFAGRKNNWSTKYKDQVFTWPEGNARLAKHLSKYTEGKHSSGNLVFEVKVNDKVEVLSFDNAQKKTKKIIADKVLFASPQFVNERIFNHKKASSFHYVPWLLTTITLKNEFGGDEELAWDNVIYGSSGLGYIFDQHQNLNQIIGEKVITHYKSFSTADCRKARKKLYAMKDAELKDLVLNDLKKAHPLIEDFILEMQFHKIGHAMIAPVPNQIFGEETKVAKEPVEGKIFFAHSDLSGISIFEEAFYQGIRTAEQMI; this is translated from the coding sequence ATGTTTCCCTTTTTGCAGTATTGCGGAAAGAAAGCAAAATCATTACTGCTTAAGATTACAGGAACTGATCATATTCTTGGTCATAAGTTGTGGGCAAAAGATTTTCCACAATGTTCAGAAGTTATCCACACAAAATATCTTATTGTGGGTGGTGGGATTTCCGGACTTTCGGCATGCCGGTTCTTCAATCAGAATAATGAAGAGGATTACCTTCTCCTTGAAATGGAAAAGCACCTGGGAGGAAATTCTTCCAACGGGCAAAATGCATTTTCAAAATTTCCGTTGGGTGCACATTATTTACCGCTGCCTAATAAAGAAAATGGAGAAATTATAGACTTCCTGAAAGAGTGCAAAATCTGTCTTGGAACTGAGGATAACGGTGAGCCTGTTCTTGATGAATACCAAATGACTTTTCCACAGCAGGAAAGATTGTTTTATAAAAATTCATGGCAGAATGATATTGTGCCTCAAAGAGGAATTTCAGCAGCAATACAGCAGGAGCTTAACCGCTTTTTTAAGTTGATGGATGAATTCCGTGTAAAGAAAGATCCACAGGGAAAATATTGGTTCGCCATTCCTGTGCAGGATTCAAGCCGTGAAGATGAGGTTTTACAGCTTGAGAAAATCATTTTCAAAGACTGGCTCAAAGAAAATAATTTCCATTCCGAAGAACTGCTCTGGCTGCTGGATTACTCCTGCAGGGATGATTTTGGATTAGGAATAAATTATGTTTCGGCATGGGCAGGAATTCATTATTTTGCAGGAAGAAAAAACAACTGGAGCACGAAATACAAAGATCAGGTATTCACCTGGCCCGAAGGCAATGCAAGACTGGCAAAACATCTTTCAAAATATACAGAAGGAAAACATAGTTCCGGAAATCTGGTTTTTGAGGTAAAAGTCAATGATAAAGTTGAGGTATTGAGTTTTGATAATGCTCAAAAGAAAACGAAGAAGATCATTGCGGATAAAGTCCTGTTTGCTTCACCACAATTTGTGAATGAAAGGATTTTTAATCATAAAAAAGCTTCGTCATTTCATTATGTTCCGTGGCTTTTAACCACCATTACTCTGAAGAATGAATTTGGAGGAGATGAAGAACTCGCTTGGGATAATGTAATCTACGGCTCTTCCGGATTAGGCTACATCTTTGATCAACATCAGAATCTGAACCAGATTATAGGTGAAAAAGTAATTACTCATTATAAGAGTTTTTCAACGGCAGACTGCAGAAAAGCAAGGAAAAAGCTCTACGCCATGAAAGATGCTGAACTGAAAGATTTAGTTTTAAATGATCTGAAGAAAGCCCATCCTCTGATAGAAGATTTTATCCTGGAAATGCAGTTTCATAAAATAGGACACGCCATGATTGCTCCGGTTCCCAACCAGATTTTTGGGGAAGAAACCAAAGTAGCGAAAGAACCTGTAGAAGGGAAAATTTTCTTTGCCCATTCTGATCTTTCAGGAATATCTATTTTTGAAGAAGCCTTTTATCAGGGAATCCGGACTGCAGAACAAATGATCTAA
- a CDS encoding polyamine aminopropyltransferase: MDKKRIPLELLLLFSVFVIATCGLIYELVAGALASYLLGDSVKQFSFIIGVYLFSMGVGSYLAKFIKGNLIDKFIEIEILVGIVGGISSVVLFILFNTLAHFESVLYLFVFFTGCLVGVEIPLLMNILKDRVQFKDLVSNVFAFDYIGALLASILFPLVLIPKLGIVKTPLFFGLINISIAIFLCYYLTKELSKPLSLKVKSIAAFTFLLGLFFFSDMILSYSEEKLYGENVVYTKSSPYQRIVLTRNTHEFRLYLNNNLQFSSTDEYRYHEALVHPAMSMAKHIDNILILGGGDGFAAREVLKYKDVKKVTLVDLDGEMTQFFKTNETMRRLNQNSFSNPKVEIINKDAYIWVKGSKKKFDVIIIDFPDPSNYSLGKLYSLQFYKELEKLTTLDTKIVVQTTSPYFAPKSFWCIEKTINQIFPFTAAYHTYVPSFGEWGFSMASFEPVNNRIYRKLPGLKYYDYNFSQMAYFNKDMKVKDVEVNRLDNQILVRYFDEEWGKVQ, from the coding sequence ATGGATAAGAAGAGGATTCCTCTTGAGCTGCTTTTATTGTTTTCAGTATTTGTCATTGCTACCTGTGGACTGATTTATGAGCTGGTGGCAGGAGCCCTGGCGAGCTATCTTTTAGGAGACTCTGTAAAGCAGTTTTCTTTCATTATTGGGGTCTATCTCTTTTCAATGGGAGTAGGTTCCTATCTTGCGAAATTCATTAAAGGAAATCTTATTGACAAATTCATTGAGATCGAAATCCTTGTAGGGATTGTAGGCGGAATCAGCTCAGTGGTGCTGTTTATTTTATTCAATACACTCGCGCACTTTGAAAGTGTGCTATATCTCTTTGTCTTTTTCACGGGCTGTCTTGTGGGAGTGGAGATTCCACTTCTGATGAACATCCTGAAAGACAGGGTGCAGTTTAAGGATTTGGTTTCAAATGTCTTCGCATTTGATTACATCGGAGCTTTATTGGCGTCTATCCTTTTTCCATTGGTTTTAATTCCGAAATTAGGAATTGTAAAGACACCTCTTTTTTTTGGGTTGATTAATATCTCTATTGCGATATTTCTCTGCTATTATCTTACCAAAGAATTATCAAAACCTTTATCACTCAAAGTAAAATCTATTGCAGCATTTACATTCTTGCTGGGACTTTTCTTTTTCTCAGATATGATTCTGTCTTATTCAGAAGAAAAACTGTATGGAGAAAATGTGGTTTATACCAAGAGCTCACCCTATCAGAGAATCGTTTTAACGAGAAATACCCATGAGTTTCGATTATATCTGAATAACAACTTACAGTTTTCATCCACCGATGAATACCGTTATCATGAAGCTTTAGTACATCCTGCAATGTCAATGGCCAAACATATTGATAACATTCTGATTCTGGGAGGAGGTGATGGCTTTGCAGCCAGAGAAGTACTGAAATATAAAGATGTTAAAAAAGTAACCCTTGTGGATCTTGATGGTGAAATGACTCAGTTTTTCAAGACCAATGAAACCATGCGCAGGTTAAACCAAAATTCTTTTTCCAATCCGAAAGTAGAAATCATTAATAAAGACGCTTATATTTGGGTTAAAGGCAGCAAAAAGAAATTTGATGTCATCATCATCGATTTTCCGGATCCGTCCAACTACAGCTTAGGAAAACTATATTCCCTGCAGTTTTACAAAGAACTGGAGAAGCTGACAACGCTTGATACCAAAATTGTGGTTCAGACCACCTCTCCGTATTTTGCCCCAAAATCTTTCTGGTGCATCGAAAAAACCATCAATCAGATTTTTCCTTTCACAGCAGCCTATCACACCTATGTGCCGTCTTTTGGAGAATGGGGGTTTTCTATGGCTTCTTTTGAACCTGTCAACAATAGAATCTACAGGAAGCTTCCCGGCTTGAAATACTATGATTACAACTTTTCGCAGATGGCTTATTTTAATAAGGATATGAAAGTGAAAGACGTAGAAGTTAACCGTCTGGATAACCAGATATTAGTCCGTTATTTCGATGAAGAGTGGGGGAAAGTACAGTAG
- a CDS encoding discoidin domain-containing protein: MRQYFLSLAIFLGMIVGAQQKTFCNPINIDYGYTPFEVFSKQGKHRATADPVIVNFKNKLFLFSTNQEGYWYSDDMLDWKFVKRKFLRDNKYIHDLNAPAVWAMKDTLYVYGSTWEQDFPIWKSTNPTKDDWKIAVDTLKVGAWDPAFHYDEDKNKLYLYWGSSNEWPLLGTEVKVKNLQSEGFVKPIIKLKPEDHGWERFGEYNDNVFLQPFVEGAWMTKHNGKYYMQYGAPATEFSGYSDGVYVSKSPLEGFEYQQHNPFSYKPGGFARGAGHGATFEDNYKNWWHISTIFISTKNNFERRLGIWPAGFDKDDVMYCNTAYGDYPTYLPQYAQGKDFSKGLFAGWMLLNYNKPVQVSSTLGGYQPNNAVDEDIKTYWSAKTGNAGEWFQTDLGEVSTINAIQINYADQDAEFMGKTLGKMHQYKIYGSNDGKKWSMMVDKSKNTKDVPHDYVELEQPAKARFLKMENLKMPTGKFALSGFRVFGKGAGKQPAKVEGFVPLRADPKKYGERRSIWMKWQQNPDADGYVIYWGKSPDKMYGSIMVYGKNEYFFTGADRTDTYYFQIEAFNANGVSERTAVAKSE, translated from the coding sequence ATGAGACAATACTTTCTGTCATTAGCAATTTTTCTTGGAATGATTGTAGGGGCTCAGCAGAAAACCTTCTGTAATCCCATTAATATTGATTATGGTTATACTCCTTTCGAAGTTTTTTCAAAACAGGGAAAACACCGTGCTACAGCAGATCCGGTGATTGTTAATTTTAAAAATAAGCTGTTTCTGTTCTCTACCAACCAGGAAGGATACTGGTACAGTGATGATATGCTGGACTGGAAATTTGTGAAAAGGAAATTTTTAAGAGATAATAAATATATCCATGACCTTAATGCTCCGGCTGTATGGGCCATGAAAGACACTTTGTATGTTTATGGTTCTACCTGGGAACAGGATTTCCCGATCTGGAAAAGCACAAATCCAACGAAAGACGACTGGAAAATTGCAGTAGATACTTTAAAAGTAGGAGCATGGGATCCGGCATTCCATTACGATGAAGATAAAAATAAATTATACCTGTACTGGGGATCAAGTAATGAATGGCCACTGCTGGGAACAGAAGTAAAAGTAAAAAATCTTCAATCCGAAGGTTTTGTGAAACCTATTATTAAACTGAAGCCCGAAGATCACGGCTGGGAACGCTTCGGTGAATATAATGACAATGTTTTTCTCCAGCCTTTTGTGGAAGGGGCGTGGATGACTAAACACAACGGGAAATACTATATGCAGTATGGAGCTCCGGCCACAGAATTCAGCGGATATTCCGATGGAGTGTACGTGAGTAAAAGTCCTTTGGAAGGCTTCGAATACCAGCAGCATAATCCATTCTCTTATAAACCGGGCGGTTTTGCAAGAGGAGCGGGGCATGGAGCTACGTTTGAAGACAATTATAAAAACTGGTGGCACATTTCCACCATCTTCATTTCTACCAAAAATAACTTTGAAAGAAGACTGGGAATCTGGCCTGCCGGCTTTGATAAAGACGATGTAATGTACTGTAATACGGCTTATGGAGATTACCCGACTTACCTTCCGCAGTATGCACAGGGGAAAGATTTTTCAAAGGGTCTTTTTGCCGGATGGATGCTGCTGAACTATAATAAGCCTGTACAGGTTTCGTCTACTTTAGGCGGTTATCAGCCCAATAATGCGGTAGATGAAGATATCAAAACCTATTGGAGTGCTAAAACCGGAAATGCAGGAGAGTGGTTCCAGACAGATCTAGGTGAAGTTTCTACTATTAATGCTATCCAGATCAATTATGCGGATCAGGATGCAGAGTTTATGGGAAAAACCTTAGGGAAAATGCATCAGTACAAAATCTATGGATCCAATGATGGAAAGAAATGGAGTATGATGGTAGACAAAAGCAAAAATACAAAGGACGTCCCTCACGATTATGTTGAGCTTGAACAGCCAGCTAAAGCCCGTTTCCTGAAAATGGAAAACCTGAAAATGCCAACAGGAAAATTTGCTTTAAGCGGTTTCAGAGTATTTGGAAAAGGAGCAGGGAAACAGCCCGCAAAAGTGGAGGGTTTTGTACCTTTAAGAGCTGATCCGAAAAAATACGGTGAAAGAAGAAGCATCTGGATGAAATGGCAGCAGAATCCTGATGCAGATGGATATGTAATCTATTGGGGGAAATCTCCGGATAAAATGTACGGAAGCATTATGGTCTACGGAAAAAATGAATATTTCTTTACGGGAGCAGACAGAACGGATACGTACTATTTTCAGATTGAAG
- a CDS encoding citrate synthase yields MSDNKVILNYAGNSYEYPIVDSTIGDRGIDISKLRDQTGLITLDLGYKNTGATISDITYLDGDKGELFYRGYPIEQIAEKSNFTEVMYLLLHGELPTQDQFTSFDNNIKKYNFIADEMKKIIDVFPRSAHPMGVLSSLTSALTAFNPKAVNVNSKEEMDHAAELMIAKFSHLCAWTYRKTQGLPLNHGDNNLNYVENFYKMAFRLPNADFEIDPVVVNALDKLLILHADHEQNCSTSTVRMVGSAHTGLFASISAGVSALWGPLHGGANQAVIEMLELIEKDGGDVSKYVAKAKDKNDSFRLMGFGHRVYKNFDPRAKIIKKAADDILTALGIQDKALDIAMQLERVALEDEYFIERKLYPNVDFYSGIIYRALGIPTEMFTVMFALGRLPGWISQWKEMRLKGDPIGRPRQVYQGAQQRNYIDIASR; encoded by the coding sequence ATGTCAGACAACAAAGTAATACTGAATTACGCAGGTAATTCATATGAATATCCAATTGTGGATAGTACTATCGGAGACAGAGGGATTGATATTTCAAAATTAAGAGACCAGACAGGTTTAATCACTCTGGATTTAGGTTACAAAAATACAGGAGCTACTATTAGCGACATCACTTACTTAGACGGAGATAAAGGAGAATTATTCTACAGAGGTTATCCAATCGAACAGATTGCTGAGAAATCTAACTTTACTGAAGTAATGTATCTTTTATTACATGGAGAATTACCTACTCAGGATCAGTTTACTTCATTCGACAACAATATTAAAAAATATAACTTCATCGCAGACGAAATGAAAAAAATCATTGATGTTTTTCCTCGTTCTGCTCACCCTATGGGAGTTTTATCTTCTTTAACTTCTGCTTTGACAGCTTTCAACCCGAAGGCAGTGAACGTAAACTCTAAAGAAGAAATGGATCATGCTGCAGAGCTTATGATCGCTAAGTTCTCTCACCTTTGTGCATGGACTTACAGAAAAACTCAAGGTTTACCATTAAACCACGGGGATAACAACCTGAACTACGTAGAGAACTTCTACAAAATGGCATTCAGATTACCAAACGCTGATTTCGAAATCGATCCGGTAGTAGTGAATGCTTTAGATAAATTATTAATCCTTCACGCAGATCACGAACAAAACTGTTCTACTTCTACAGTAAGAATGGTAGGTTCTGCTCATACAGGTCTTTTTGCTTCTATCTCTGCCGGGGTATCTGCACTTTGGGGTCCTCTTCACGGAGGTGCGAACCAGGCTGTAATCGAAATGCTTGAATTAATCGAAAAAGATGGAGGTGACGTATCTAAATATGTTGCTAAAGCTAAAGATAAGAATGACAGCTTCCGTCTGATGGGATTCGGACACAGAGTGTACAAAAACTTTGACCCGAGAGCAAAAATCATCAAAAAAGCGGCTGACGATATCCTTACTGCACTTGGTATTCAGGATAAAGCTCTTGACATTGCAATGCAGTTAGAAAGAGTAGCACTTGAAGATGAGTACTTCATCGAAAGAAAACTTTATCCAAACGTAGATTTCTATTCAGGAATTATCTACAGAGCGTTAGGAATCCCTACAGAAATGTTTACTGTAATGTTTGCATTGGGAAGACTTCCGGGATGGATTTCTCAGTGGAAAGAAATGAGACTGAAAGGAGACCCAATCGGAAGACCAAGACAGGTTTACCAAGGTGCTCAGCAAAGAAACTACATCGACATCGCAAGCAGATAA
- a CDS encoding DUF4178 domain-containing protein encodes MHYVCPACGSENKLDLTFPVEEYVCGTCSHLIDVERNKSVKHLKVPTENVALDVGQKGKIEGVEYTVVAIIVKKYGNSIFWREYSLKDSKGNDAFLSESDGHWVFITSMHPDDFKGKNSKLPTYLGRTYRWYENTPCTIDAAAGFFDEHLDFSIATYKEYVNGTRMISQEKTGKKSEYFYGVHISKYEVKRAFKIAHMPYYTGVGIVQPYYFDIKQALNIFCVAALMICLLQLYVYTSRTNTTVFEQSVNFADVKDKELVSKKFTLSGGSAPLKVNAFSAVDNSWANVQLSLVNENTNEIVYTSKDIEQYHGYEDGESWSEGNQSEEFNLCGVSSGKYHFLISAEKEGSLLPAFSGLQSPDSKILISRDKSGILDVTDIYKAQSTTFIDGKTLEKDTTELGKLVKASFGTSKIDSLINVEGQRLTTDIIESNNDVKLKATWLPVSFWNFGVILFIMIILFAAMLMGRHAFNVKKWKNSSNTPYSTS; translated from the coding sequence ATGCATTACGTCTGCCCGGCATGCGGCTCAGAAAATAAACTAGACCTTACTTTTCCCGTTGAGGAATATGTTTGTGGTACCTGTTCTCACCTCATTGATGTGGAGAGAAATAAGTCAGTCAAACATTTGAAAGTGCCCACAGAAAACGTCGCTTTAGACGTTGGACAGAAGGGGAAAATTGAAGGAGTGGAATATACAGTAGTCGCAATTATAGTTAAGAAATACGGAAACAGTATTTTCTGGCGTGAATATTCTTTAAAAGACAGCAAAGGAAATGACGCTTTCCTGAGTGAAAGTGACGGCCATTGGGTTTTTATAACCTCCATGCATCCTGACGATTTTAAAGGTAAAAATTCGAAATTACCAACCTATCTCGGACGAACTTATCGCTGGTATGAAAATACACCATGCACTATTGATGCAGCAGCCGGTTTTTTTGATGAACACCTGGATTTCAGTATCGCTACCTACAAAGAATATGTCAACGGAACCCGTATGATCTCTCAGGAGAAGACGGGCAAGAAAAGCGAGTACTTCTATGGAGTACATATTTCGAAATACGAAGTGAAAAGAGCTTTTAAAATAGCTCATATGCCTTATTATACAGGAGTTGGGATCGTTCAGCCTTATTATTTTGATATAAAACAGGCTTTGAACATCTTTTGTGTGGCAGCATTAATGATATGTCTGCTTCAGCTCTATGTTTATACTTCAAGAACCAACACAACCGTTTTTGAGCAGTCGGTCAACTTTGCTGATGTGAAAGATAAAGAACTGGTCAGCAAAAAGTTTACGCTTTCCGGAGGCTCAGCGCCATTGAAGGTAAATGCTTTTTCAGCAGTGGACAATTCATGGGCGAATGTTCAGCTAAGTCTTGTGAATGAAAACACGAACGAAATAGTATATACTTCAAAAGATATCGAACAGTATCACGGTTATGAAGATGGTGAAAGCTGGTCAGAAGGAAATCAGTCTGAGGAATTCAACCTTTGTGGGGTAAGTTCCGGAAAATATCATTTTCTTATTTCAGCCGAAAAAGAAGGTTCTTTATTGCCTGCATTTTCAGGCCTTCAGTCACCAGACTCAAAAATATTGATCTCAAGGGATAAATCCGGTATTCTGGACGTAACCGATATCTATAAAGCACAATCTACCACTTTCATAGACGGAAAGACGTTGGAAAAAGATACAACAGAATTGGGTAAACTGGTGAAAGCATCATTTGGAACTTCAAAAATAGACTCTCTGATCAATGTTGAAGGGCAGAGGCTTACAACAGATATTATTGAATCCAATAACGATGTAAAGCTTAAGGCAACCTGGCTTCCCGTTTCATTCTGGAACTTCGGAGTGATCCTATTTATAATGATTATTCTGTTTGCAGCAATGCTCATGGGCAGACATGCCTTTAATGTGAAAAAATGGAAGAATAGTTCAAACACCCCTTATTCCACCTCATAA
- a CDS encoding dimethylarginine dimethylaminohydrolase family protein encodes MRLNIKNETGRLKSVVLGQPNSLGPVPTLEESYDAKSYYSIEHNIYPKEEDIISEMNAFEAVLKKYDVEVLRPSIIKDYNQVFSRDVAFVIDDKMIISNVIADRADEQEAYKNVFEKVAWRKIINLPETAHIEGGDVIVWNDFLFIGTCFSEDYRNYKTARTNEYAIEILKEYFPKKRIIDLELKKNDKVPFEGILHLDCTFNPVGEDKCIIYKNGFVDESDYRLIIDIFGEENCFHINDEEMFEMFPNIFSISPEVVVSDKAFTRMNNHLRNEWGMTVEEIPYREISKMGGLLRCSTMPLVRE; translated from the coding sequence ATGAGACTAAATATTAAAAACGAAACGGGGAGGCTGAAGTCAGTAGTTCTAGGCCAGCCTAATTCACTGGGGCCAGTTCCCACACTAGAGGAAAGTTATGATGCAAAGTCATACTACTCAATCGAACACAACATTTATCCTAAAGAAGAGGATATCATCAGTGAGATGAACGCTTTTGAAGCGGTTTTAAAAAAATATGACGTTGAAGTACTGCGTCCAAGTATCATCAAAGACTATAATCAGGTTTTTTCAAGAGATGTAGCTTTTGTAATAGATGACAAGATGATCATTTCAAATGTCATTGCAGACAGAGCAGATGAGCAGGAAGCCTACAAAAACGTTTTTGAAAAAGTAGCATGGAGAAAGATCATTAACCTTCCGGAAACGGCACACATTGAAGGAGGAGATGTAATTGTATGGAATGACTTTCTTTTTATAGGAACATGTTTCAGTGAAGATTACAGAAACTATAAAACCGCAAGAACGAATGAATATGCCATCGAAATCTTAAAAGAATATTTTCCAAAGAAAAGGATTATTGATCTGGAGCTGAAGAAAAATGATAAAGTGCCATTTGAAGGAATTCTTCATTTGGATTGTACCTTCAATCCGGTGGGAGAAGACAAATGTATTATTTATAAAAACGGATTTGTGGATGAAAGTGACTACCGTTTAATCATTGATATTTTCGGAGAAGAAAACTGTTTCCATATCAATGATGAAGAAATGTTTGAAATGTTCCCTAATATTTTCTCTATTTCTCCTGAAGTAGTGGTTTCAGACAAAGCATTTACAAGAATGAACAACCACCTGAGAAATGAGTGGGGAATGACGGTAGAAGAAATTCCTTACAGAGAAATATCCAAAATGGGAGGCCTGCTGAGATGCTCTACAATGCCGCTTGTTAGGGAGTAA
- the ctlX gene encoding citrulline utilization hydrolase CtlX gives MQTTDTVLMIEPIAFGYNAETAKNNYFQVEQTGSDIQSKALAEFNTFVGKLREKGINVITIKDTLDPHTPDSIFPNNWVSFHKDGKVVLYPMFASNRRVERREDIIETIEANGFEVAEIDDWSFSETQGHFLEGTGSMIFDHDHKIAYGSVSLRLDEKLFREFCAKFGFTPVVFHSFQTVGTERLPIYHTNVMMCVADQFVVICLDCIDDELEREKVIETIKGSGKEIIEISEEQMQQFAGNMLQVQNKEGEKFLVMSQTAYQSLSPEQVSAIEKYCEIIYSDLNTIEVNGGGSARCMLAEVFLPKK, from the coding sequence ATGCAGACAACAGATACCGTATTAATGATAGAGCCGATTGCATTCGGTTACAACGCTGAGACAGCGAAAAACAATTACTTTCAGGTGGAACAGACAGGGTCTGACATCCAGTCAAAAGCGTTGGCTGAGTTCAACACTTTTGTCGGAAAGCTGAGAGAAAAAGGAATCAATGTGATCACCATAAAAGATACATTGGATCCCCATACTCCGGATTCTATCTTCCCCAACAACTGGGTAAGCTTCCATAAAGACGGAAAAGTGGTTTTATATCCTATGTTCGCTTCCAACAGAAGAGTGGAAAGAAGGGAAGATATTATTGAAACCATCGAAGCCAATGGATTTGAAGTAGCTGAAATTGATGACTGGTCATTTTCTGAAACCCAGGGTCATTTTCTGGAAGGAACAGGAAGCATGATCTTCGACCACGATCATAAAATTGCTTACGGCTCGGTTTCTTTGAGGCTTGATGAAAAACTGTTCAGAGAATTCTGTGCTAAATTCGGATTTACACCGGTTGTTTTCCATTCATTCCAGACGGTAGGAACAGAAAGACTTCCCATTTATCACACCAATGTCATGATGTGTGTGGCAGATCAGTTTGTTGTAATATGCCTTGACTGTATTGATGATGAGCTGGAAAGAGAAAAAGTAATAGAAACCATTAAAGGTTCCGGAAAAGAAATCATTGAAATTTCAGAAGAACAGATGCAGCAGTTTGCAGGAAATATGCTTCAGGTTCAAAATAAAGAGGGTGAGAAATTCCTTGTGATGAGCCAGACGGCTTACCAGTCTTTATCTCCGGAACAAGTATCAGCTATTGAAAAATACTGCGAAATTATCTATTCAGACCTTAATACCATTGAAGTAAATGGTGGAGGAAGCGCAAGATGTATGCTTGCTGAAGTTTTTCTTCCAAAAAAATAA
- a CDS encoding winged helix-turn-helix transcriptional regulator: MYERKIPPNLNCGLDLIAEVLYGKWKIRLLWFINEGHQRPSELQRKIPDATRRVLNIQLKELEEHELVTRKIYPVVPPKVEYRLTEFGKTLIPVIAVLGKWGDDHEDHLRTLILKRLKNGEE, translated from the coding sequence ATGTATGAAAGAAAAATTCCACCCAATCTGAACTGCGGACTCGATCTGATCGCTGAAGTGTTGTATGGCAAATGGAAAATCCGTTTGCTCTGGTTTATTAATGAAGGCCATCAAAGGCCCAGTGAACTACAGCGAAAAATTCCTGATGCTACCCGAAGAGTACTGAATATACAGCTGAAAGAGCTCGAAGAACATGAGCTTGTTACCAGGAAAATTTATCCTGTTGTACCTCCAAAGGTAGAGTACAGGCTTACAGAATTCGGAAAGACATTAATTCCCGTGATTGCTGTCTTAGGAAAGTGGGGAGATGATCATGAAGACCATTTAAGGACATTAATTCTGAAAAGATTAAAAAATGGGGAAGAATAG
- a CDS encoding S-adenosylmethionine decarboxylase family protein, with protein MNPLSSKGLHILLTLETESEDLLLDSKSFLAFTEEILKTKEVEIVGVTNHIFENDSFTSAVILKESHLCIHTWPEFKQLTFDVFLCNYTQDNTGKVEQIADEVVQYFKANTIQKHKIYR; from the coding sequence TTGAACCCATTATCAAGTAAAGGTTTACATATTCTTCTGACTTTGGAAACAGAGTCAGAAGATTTGTTATTAGACAGCAAAAGTTTCCTGGCGTTTACAGAAGAAATCCTGAAAACAAAAGAGGTGGAAATTGTAGGAGTAACCAATCATATTTTTGAAAATGACAGTTTTACTTCCGCAGTGATCCTGAAAGAGTCCCACCTCTGTATCCATACGTGGCCGGAATTTAAGCAGCTTACTTTTGATGTTTTTCTTTGTAATTATACCCAGGATAATACCGGAAAAGTAGAGCAGATTGCAGATGAGGTGGTTCAGTATTTTAAAGCTAATACCATTCAGAAACACAAAATTTACAGATAA
- a CDS encoding DUF350 domain-containing protein, which yields MDNINFLPILNSVLYSFLGIAILLVCYFIIEKLTPEKTWHEIAQNKNIALAIVFGAFIIGISMIISAAIHG from the coding sequence ATGGACAACATCAATTTCTTACCCATATTGAATTCGGTTCTGTACTCATTCCTGGGAATCGCAATTCTGCTTGTATGCTATTTCATCATCGAAAAGCTTACTCCGGAAAAAACATGGCATGAGATTGCTCAGAATAAAAACATAGCACTGGCTATCGTATTCGGAGCATTTATTATCGGAATTTCAATGATTATAAGCGCGGCAATTCATGGATAA